aaatgtagaaatatttaatcaaatcttAAATGAGTCCTATCAGATTGTTTGCCCACACTAGTCAAATGTTAAGTTTGTTGATATCTAGGACTTTCCTCAGGGTTCAAACATGAGCctgattcaaacatttttctaactttaCGGTGTCTAATTGGAAAATCTCACTTCAGCCACTGGATAAATCAaggcttttgttgttttctgctctgcaggTATAGGCTTTGGAGGGCAGCTGATCCTCTTCTACAGCTGCATGACGTACATCATTATTCTGTCCTGGGGTTTGCTCTATTTGGTCTTCTCCTTCAGCTCCCAGCTCCCCTGGGCCAGTTGTGACAACTACTGGAACACAGGTTGCAtgcaaatgtgttaaaaatgttcctAGCTGTCAGACGCAACATAGTCACAGAACCATAGTGACAGAACGTTTTTACCACCATCTTTTCAGAGGACTGTGTGGACTTTTCAACAAACAGCACCTTCCAGTGGACCAACAGGACTAATTCCACCTCAGCGGCCACAGAATTCTGGGAGTAAGTGAAGATAAGGAAGCTGCTCGGCTGCTTATGAGGCCgatatgaaatgtgtttttgatttttagacGGCGTGTCCTGGCTATCTCAGGGGGAATTGAGGAGGTGGGCAGCATCAGGTGGGAGGTGCTGTTGTGCTTGATTGTAATGTGGATCATTTGCTACTTCTGCATCTGGAAAGGAGTCAAGTCCACAGGAAAGGTCAGCTGatctttttcacagaaaaaaagtctaatacatgtgattttaacttaatatttttagttattCAGAATGTCTAAGAAGTTTCATTTGTTGATCCTTGTCCTCTAATTACCTTTTTGTATAAATAGTATGTCACTCAGAAGACTATTTTCTGTAGTCAGCATTTAAAATGgaagaatttgttttaaagccATGCACAATGAGGATGAAGGAGTTGTACAGGAGCTAAACAAGTCAGTACTGCAACACAGAATGATATCTTGTGGTCACCATGACAACCGGTAGGTACAAAAGCAAGTGGTTTGGAGTACATGGCaggcaagaaaaataaagaagtctTTTCTGAACCTCACATATGTAAACACGTGCAAATTGTTCCACATTCACTGGACTTTAAAGAACTACATGTTTTGCTTAGAGAATACCAAGATTGACTTTTCAGaactcagaaaaaaatctactcGGGGAGGTTAACCTGGCTTAACTCTTCTCAGAATTTCAGTGAAATTAGGCAACAGCTTATTGCTACCACATAATACACATGACTGCCAAAGACGCCAAAAATGTAGAGGGTGCTATTCAAGTTTGGTTTCAGATTGTGAGCttgtgttttcccttttttcaggTGGTGTACTTCACTGCCACCTTCCCATATGTCATGTTGTTAATCCTTTTGATTCGAGGACTAACTCTTCCCGGCGCCCTTGAAGGAGTCATTTTTTATCTTCTTCCTGAACCGTCCCGACTCACCGACCCTCAGGTAGGCTCTAAGGGATGAAAGACTGAAGACAGCTAGGTTTTGAGACTAATGTGTCCACTGATGCTGTTGTTGGGGCAGGTGTGGATGGAGGCCGGCGCGCAGATCTTCTTCTCCTACAGTGTTGGAGTGGGCTCTCTAACTGTGCTGGGCAGCTACAACAAACACAATAACAACTGCTACAGGTAGAACAGCTTGTTGGTGTCAATAGGCCTTCTGCATCTCTACTGAAGTATATTATCCATGTATCAAGTACAATGAATGTAGCATTGCTCTGTTTTGTTAGGGACTGCCTGTGGCTGTGTTTCCTGAACAGTGCTACCAGTGTGGTAGCTGGGTTCGCCGTGTTCTCTGTGCTGGGTTTCATGGCTCATCAGCAAGGCATTCCCATTGCAGAGGTGGCTGAGTCAGGtgcatatttacacattttcagtcaTATGTAACCTCATCTTTATGGAAGTTCTGTGGGGAcgtgttttcctttttttttttttttttagcagagacagaaaacctgGGTAGAGTTGATGGAAAAATGGACGGGGCTAATTTCTTACACATGAAGCTCTAAAGCTTTCATTGATTCCAGGAAGCAAATGTTATTGCCCTAAACAATTaagttttgttggaaaaaaagaagaaaaaaaaatatgtctttgaaAAAATTTCTGTTTATTCGTTGGGTAGTCTATAAAATTCCGCAGTGTTATTAGTTTGGTTTTTACCTGGTAGGGCAGTTGATGGATTAATAAAAGCATATTAAAAGGAGGAGATTATTAAACCATCACTTTGGCTTTGTTTTCCAGGTCCAGGCCTGGCATTCATCGCATACCCTCAGGCGGTGGCCATGATGCCTCTGCCCCAGCTCTGGTCCATCTGCTTCTTTGTCATGCTCATCCTCTTGGGTCTGGACACAGAAGTAAGCTGCCCAGGCAACTGAAGGAGGATCATAAGTATTCgtctgaaaatgtaattctgTTATTATCTTCTCTCTGCGCAGTTTGTCGCCATGGAGGTGGTGATGACGTCCATCATTGATATGTTTCCCAGAGTTATGCGACGGGCAGGACGCCGGGAGAgcttcctcctgctcttctgTCTGATTTGCTTCTTCTCTCAACTCGTCATGATTACCGAAGTCTGTGTTCAACGTTAAAACTTTAACGTTTTACACCTTACAATACTGAATTGTTCTTGTACAATTGTTTTTGTCACAAGTGTGAGGTCATGATGCGCGGATGAAATCGtctttcataaatttaaaataagaaactgattttctttctcttttgctgTTGCTCCAAGGGAGGGATGTTTGTGTTCCAGCTGTTTGACTACTATGCATGTAATGGAGCCTGCATCCTCTTCCTCTGTGTGTTTGAAACTCTGTCGATGGGCTGGGTGTTTGGTACGTACACTGATGCTATGCATGTTTTAACCTGTTTCAATTTTCAAACTTGGAAACCTATGATCTAGAGAGATTGCGCAGTGAGGAAAGGTCAAAGATTCCTCTTTCCCACAATATATCTTACGAAATTCTAGAGGAGACTAGAAGATGTTCTATTGGCAAAAGAAGgatatacaaacaaaatattgtggACCACCTGATTTcatataaaaagtattttttcaacCTTGCTGTCTCACTGCAAAAGATTACACAAATTGAAGGTTGGACTAATAGTGATTATTTCTAATTATGCTACTGTAAtgaaagattaaataatttgaagtgtTTTACTTGACACGCCTTCAGTTGGAGTCttaataattgtaaaatgttatttaaacatTGCAAACCTAtaaaagaaatgactgattAACTGTTAAACGTTACAACATGTCTTTCAAACAAGTGCAAAACAATCTCATCAACATGTAATTATTTAGGGGCAGATCGGTTGTATGGCATCATCGAGGATATGACAGGGGTGAAGGCCAATCCTTTCTTCAAAATCTGCTGGCTTTACCTCACACCACTGGTCTCACTGGTgagtcacctgtgtctctgtcagAGTGCTTTTGGTCACTGGATCAGATGTGAACTGTTGAATTCAGTAATTATTTATGCTTAATTTCAAACCAGAGACTAACTCAACCAATCCTGTTTGCCCTTTCAGGGATCTTTCATATGTTCCTTAGTCAAGTATCAGCCTCTGACCTTTAATCGCTGGTATGTCTACCCATCCTGGGCTTACGTGTTGGGCTGGGTGCTGGCTCTCTCCTCCATCCTGCTTGTACCTGGGTGGGCACTTTATAAGATGATGACCGCAAGCGGCACACCTAGACAGGTGAGAAAGCATAgcaatgttttattcaaattacatttaagattttttattgcaaagaaaacacagcatttaatttccaaactgtggagaaattctGTTAGGATTTGGAGAATActgatgaaatgaaaatgaatgccTATGTGGATCCTTAAAAATAGAAGATTCGCTATGGCATTGTGAATCAGAATGTCAGGTCATTTGTTCTTAAGACCAATAGGCTGAACAGcggttaaaattttatgaaaaagtatAAGATAACTTTTTGCAGATTTACATCACCTGTAGATGTTGATCACCCtgataaaaacatgttagaTAAAGGATATCTCTACATTTCTATTCTGTAAAGTTACATTACAAAGTAGATTTTTTAAACTATGAACATTTTATGTTAAGGACTGTATTTCATATCCTGATGTGGCAAAAATCAGCAGTAATAACACAGCAACAGCATAGTCTAGTAGCAAATATGTTCCTTTGAACTTGCCGATGTAGCTCTTCTTTACTGTTTTGCAGCGCCTCCAGTACTTGTGCCAGCCTGCTCTAAGTGACTCACCAACTCAAATAAGAGGAGCCGAGCTGCAAAACAAGGGTGTTGACCTGATGCAGCCATTCATGGTCAACTGACAGCAGATGTACAGACTGATGTACCTGGAACTCcttaaaattacaatttaacaTGTTAACCAGCCTCACCTGTTGCTCTCCTGTGACGTACAACAGCCACAAATGAAATGCACTTCGCACCATCACCTTTAGAAATAACTCACGTTTTAACAGCACTGCCTCAAACGTGTTCAAAGTAACtcagagtttgtttgttttgtacctTCTTCAGTTCTGCTCTTTATGAGATTTCATTCTGAACTTTCTTTTCAGATAATATTAATCTCCTGTGTTCAGTATTTAACTTATTCGgttatctgtttttctttcgTGACTCAGAAACACAGCTTAGTCAATGACATGACTGGAAAGAGTACAAAGatgatgtactcaagtaagagtacgGTTACTCTTACTTGATCAAATTTGACCTAATTACAAGTTACCAGTGTAAAatgttactcaaataaaaagtaccaaattaaaatcttactTTAAGTAAAAGTTACcttgcttcttttttatgagcagaagaacattttacttatgtattttacaaaggaaaaaaggagATATTGGTATACTTTTGATTGAAGGAGCAGctttataaagaaaaatgcaacataaaattCAATATGTAATATATCTCTATGAGATATGCAATAGAAAAACATGCTGTCTCATGTTGCTGTCAATATATATCTCTATGAGATATATTACATTGCTTTTTTCACAGAGGCACCTCTGTCTTCCAATTGATGCAACAACGAAGGGATCTGATTACTAACCCACAGAACGATCAGTGCTGTtttatttggtattttttatttatttgatattttttactctttgATGGATataatttcaaatgtaaaatactTTACTCAAAACAAACACTTAGTAAATGTAAAGGTTTTTCTACCTTTACATTTACTAATGTAAACCGTTCAAATTGTGCTTAATTACAGTAATGCTGAATATGAATCtggttgtttttgctgttgttaACACCTTTGGTACTAAGATTTACTTTCTTAAACAGATACTTCAGTTGTTTTCGGAAAAGTTTCTGTTAAAAGCTTGAGAGCAGTTTCTGTCTTATCTGTAGCATTTATTTATCAGAAGTGAATTGTTTCGCTAGGCTGAAGCTGATGACTAGTTTGAGGGGAACCCAGGACCAAAGCTGAATTCTCCCATCCCTGAAACGTCCGAAGTTGATGTGAACTACACAAATCTTTAAACAATCCTTACTTTTGCAATGGGTTAACAGGAATTTCCACTGAAAATGGAGGCAGGAGGCAATGCAGTAGCACTAGTGTTCCTGTGAGAAGTGTACTCAGAGCGGAACATGTAATATGTTTTCTGATAATTACGTGCAAAATGGGTTAAacctgtataaataaatgtttttttattaattttctctctgtgttgcaAAGACTTGAAACACTTTACAAGTTTTCTACTACTTCCTGTGCCAATAAATTAACAGCTTCTGCGCAAATAACCGTTCAATGCAAACTTTCTCCGTTTATATTTTCTCAAAGATGTTGTGCTGTAAGTACATTATCACCTCATAGACACACTTAGCTTCAGCCTCTAGCACCAACTAGTCTGAATTTACTCTAAGACGTCACATTACCTTTGACAGAGCCTCACTTCATAAATCACGAAATATTCCCTTAAATCTTAAGTTCTCTGAATCTGATCATTTAAGAAAAGGGCAATAAGGGGAATTCTATTTAAAGTCAACAAAAACTTGCATTAGTGcgtttaaaaaacacagaattggGATAAAATTACGTATACATTTGAATAACAGGAAAACAGTATTCTTATCTATCAACAAATTATACTTCTATGTGTGATTTATTAGAACCCACAAAGTTTTTCTTGATGAGTAGATGAGACACACTGTAGAAATATACACAGATACACAAACATTAGAAAAACTTTTCACAAACTGCTTTATTTAAATAGCTTACAATTCTGAAAAATTCTCCAAAAACCACTTGAAATTTGAAAACTTTGACCGTCAGGCCTGCCTGTTGTATCCTCAAATAACACTTTTACTCCCAGATGATTACTGACCATTATTTAGGTAAAAGCATTTTGTATCAGTTTATGATACACTAGATagcactattattattattttacaaaaggGGACAGTAGAGAAATAGCATAGATATAATTCATGTTACATCCAAACAAtaagattgtttttcttattttttttgcatcttatgggtttttattcatttagtcTCAGCTCTAACCCAATTCCAATACTCTTTAGTACTCAATGGAAGTACGAGAATGAGAGTTTCAATGgtcatccatccattgtttaTAACCGCTTGTCCTTGCAACACTATCCCccaataaatacaaactttCAAACTTACactgaaaagtgttttaaattagtgaagtaaaagtctaaaaaccaagaaaaactatgaaaaatcacaaaaaaacaatcagcagAGATGACAGCTGCTATGTAAGAGTATGGTTCATCAAATGATTTTGAAATGCTGCTCATTTATTCTGTGCATGTCTTAAAAAGAGGTTAAGCAAAATAACTACACATCATTTGAAGCGCATTGTAGAGTTATTAAAAAAGCCTACAATACAAAATGACACACAGCAAACCAAGCTCAGACtatcaacacacacaaaaatgccTGACAAGGCGCTTTGCTATAGACTACATAAGCGACTGAGTGACAAGATACTTGGTATCTTGGAGCAAAGAAACAGTGAAGTAGTTTAACATCCAGCTGAGGCTGGTTGTCAGACTGCCCACCGTCTTCATCTGTAACAAACTGACTCCAACAACATTAGATGTAgctgtgattcattttaaaaactaacatgGTCTAATGTTGCTTATAAAGGTTGATGTTAAATTGTTTAGTGTATATTTTAGTGATGGACGGTTCTGCTTATCTACTGACAGTACAGTATATTTGTGGCTTGAAATTGACACAGTAAGGAAATCaaagccttttttaaaataacacagaaatcCAAGCAGGTTTTCAGAATCGCCTGGTTTTGGCactgctttttttaaacaggCACCCAAATGGGACCCACTTGTTCTTGCTGTCCCACTTGCTCTGAATCCATTTACTTTATTCCTCTTTTTCATGagttgagtttcatgagttttaaATTGGAGTTTGAATGGATTATTTTTGAACCAATTTCCAAAAGTAAAGTAAACTCAATATGTTGGATTTTAAAAGCGATGCTTCACAGTGACTATGTTATAGTGAGTTCAGGTGATAAGGGACAGGAGGTACTGTGCACAAGTCTAAAAGCACATTGTGATTCATTCAGTGGTCAGAAGCAACAGCTCTCCAGGATTTCAGTCACCGTTTTTCCTTTTCCACCCACAATTCTAGAGATTTACTGCAGTAAATGTGCTTCAATGACAGCACCCAAGAAGGCATTACTTTTGAGGAGAGTCAATGCTTTTTAACTtagaaaaaacttgtttttttaaaacttatttcagAATTCTCATCTAGACATATTTCACAATAAGTATTTCTAGCCTGTCAAATTATCCAAATtcctcaaaaaaatcattttgattcCAGGTTGTAAGGCAAGAAGAAAATGCCAGTGAAGGTGAATATTTAGGTAAGGCACAGCAGCCAGGCTAGTTATCTCAATTTTTGAAGGCACTGTAGATCATCCTAACCAGTAGAACTGTCAGGAGACACCATGGTCACAATGCCTGGAGATCTTTCTCTGATCTCAACTTTCTCATCTTGGTTTACCTGAGATTGTTCTGAGCTGCTGTTAGAAAGACATGAGCCTTCAGCAGCTTGTAGTATTTTTATGTTACCTAAAGAAATACTTTGTGGTTGACTGATTGGATCTGGATGTAATGGCTTCCGAGATTTGAACGTCATGTTGAGGATGGGATAGC
Above is a window of Xiphophorus hellerii strain 12219 chromosome 18, Xiphophorus_hellerii-4.1, whole genome shotgun sequence DNA encoding:
- the LOC116707711 gene encoding sodium- and chloride-dependent GABA transporter 2-like translates to MLNEKCAQKALPPEVEERGHWGSKVEFLLAVAGNVVGLGNVWRFPYLCYKNGGGAFLVPYLVFVVTCGVPLFLLETTMGQYTQEGGITCWRKLCPLAEGIGFGGQLILFYSCMTYIIILSWGLLYLVFSFSSQLPWASCDNYWNTEDCVDFSTNSTFQWTNRTNSTSAATEFWERRVLAISGGIEEVGSIRWEVLLCLIVMWIICYFCIWKGVKSTGKVVYFTATFPYVMLLILLIRGLTLPGALEGVIFYLLPEPSRLTDPQVWMEAGAQIFFSYSVGVGSLTVLGSYNKHNNNCYRDCLWLCFLNSATSVVAGFAVFSVLGFMAHQQGIPIAEVAESGPGLAFIAYPQAVAMMPLPQLWSICFFVMLILLGLDTEFVAMEVVMTSIIDMFPRVMRRAGRRESFLLLFCLICFFSQLVMITEGGMFVFQLFDYYACNGACILFLCVFETLSMGWVFGADRLYGIIEDMTGVKANPFFKICWLYLTPLVSLGSFICSLVKYQPLTFNRWYVYPSWAYVLGWVLALSSILLVPGWALYKMMTASGTPRQRLQYLCQPALSDSPTQIRGAELQNKGVDLMQPFMVN